The segment GTCGGCGTACTGGTACAACGGCCACATCTACTCGAACGACATCCAGAAGGGTCTGGACGTCCTCGAGGTCAGCGACCGCCGGATCGACCGGGCCGAGCGGAAGCGCACCTGGCAGTTCAACGCGCAGACCCAGGACGACTTCCGTCGCTGGTGATCTGAGCTGAGCAACAGCGAGGCGGGTCCGGCCGGTCAGCCGGCCGGATCCGCCGAGCGTGCCCAGGTCCGCAGCGCCCACCACCAGCGCACCGTCTCCAGCACCGTGAGCTGCGCCTCGGCCGCGCCGAACTCGGTCAGCTCCCGCAGCCGGCGCAACCGGTATCGCACGGTGTTCGGATGCAGGTGCAGCGACTCAGCGGTCCGGTCCAGCCGCTGCCCGCGATCGAGATATGCCAGGGCGGTCCCGACCAGGTCGCGGTGGAACTCGTCGGCCGGATCGAGCCGGGCGAGCAGCTCGTCACGCAGAAAGCCGGCCAGCATCGGCTGCCCGGCCAGCGCACTCTCGCCGGCCAGGCGCACCACGCTGTGCGCCCCGGACAGACCCAGGTCGCGAGCCGCGAGCAGCGCGGTCCGGGCGAGGGTGTGCGCCTCCGCAGCCTGATTCAGGGGTACGGGCGGAGTGCTCACGATCAACGCCGGCGCCGCCGCCCCGAACCCGGGCAGCCGCGGCGTCACCCCGCTGAGCCGTCCGCCGACCGGGGCCAGCACCCCGCCGCAGCGCGCGAACGCCTGCTCGAGCTCCCGTACCCCGGCCGGATCGGCGGCATCCGAGACCACGCAGTGATACCGGCCGTCCGCGTCGAGCCCGAACTGCCCCGGATCGCCGCCGCCACCGTCCTGGCCGAACAGCAGCCCACGAAGGAACCGGATCCGGGCCGCCCGGCGGTCGATGTCGAGGTGCCGCTCGGCCGTCCGGTAACCGTCCAGGACGTGCCGTTCCAGCGCGTTGCCGTACCGGTCGAGGCGGAGCAGGCCGTGCAGCAGCACGTCGTCCGGCAACCCTGCGGTCCGGCCGCGGACGATGGCGATCTCCAGGATCCGGCTGCGTCCCGCGTGCGCCCCGGAGAGCAGCGCAGCCACCGGGATGCCGAGCGCCGCGCCCTCCGCACCGAACCGCAGCGCCTCGCTGAAGTCGTCGTCGCCGTCCTCGCCGGCTCGCAGGAACGCGTGGCAGCCCGCCTGGATCAGCGCCGCGACGTGGCGCCGGCTCTCCTCGAGCGGCAGCCGGGCCGCCTCCGGTGACTGTGCCCGGGCGGCCGCGACCACGTCATCGACCAGCCGCGCGTCCGCCGCCAGGCCATGCACCAGCGCCGCGAGCGCCCGGGACGTGGTGGTCGCCGCTCGCGGGGCCGTGGCCGCCGCTTCGTGATCCATGGGTTACCGCAAGGTAACAGCCGCGGACATCGATGGGAATCACGCGTCTGCGGGCTGTTGCTGTTCCCGTCGCTCGGCCCTGCGCTGGTTCTTCCTCCGGTACATCGCGGCGTCCGCCTGTCGCAGCAGATCATCGCCGTCGCCCGGCTCACCGGCCGAGACCCCGATGCTGGCCCCGACGGTGAGCCAGGTCTGCCCGATCATCATCGGCTCGGCCAGCACCGCGGCGATCTGCTCGGCGAGCTGCCCCGACTCCGTCACGCCGGTGCCGGGCAGCAGAACGGCGAACTCGTCACCACCCAGCCGGGCCGCCACCTCGCCGCGGCCGAGCAGCCCGGTGAGCCGCT is part of the Actinoplanes sp. NBC_00393 genome and harbors:
- a CDS encoding helix-turn-helix domain-containing protein; translated protein: MDHEAAATAPRAATTTSRALAALVHGLAADARLVDDVVAAARAQSPEAARLPLEESRRHVAALIQAGCHAFLRAGEDGDDDFSEALRFGAEGAALGIPVAALLSGAHAGRSRILEIAIVRGRTAGLPDDVLLHGLLRLDRYGNALERHVLDGYRTAERHLDIDRRAARIRFLRGLLFGQDGGGGDPGQFGLDADGRYHCVVSDAADPAGVRELEQAFARCGGVLAPVGGRLSGVTPRLPGFGAAAPALIVSTPPVPLNQAAEAHTLARTALLAARDLGLSGAHSVVRLAGESALAGQPMLAGFLRDELLARLDPADEFHRDLVGTALAYLDRGQRLDRTAESLHLHPNTVRYRLRRLRELTEFGAAEAQLTVLETVRWWWALRTWARSADPAG